The Amycolatopsis mongoliensis genome includes a window with the following:
- a CDS encoding EamA family transporter produces the protein MTTELPVLAPPRVAHRGRGTTLVLLAALFFSTSGTLGKSAMSAGFSPEQVAAMRIGLAGTVLLAGVALVAPRKLRVRRAELPVLAGYGLLGVAGVQLLYFVAAGRIPVGIAILLEFISPVLIALWVRFVRRHRLPRSVWGGIALAMVGLSLVAQVWQGVTLNGLGLLAGLGAALCSAGYFLLGERAVADIDPLGLVTWGMVIGAVLISLVAPPWTWPVGLLSVDVEFGAWHPPVWLLMVLLVLVATVLAYVCGISSLRHLPASVASVLGLVEPVITTVAAWALIGEELTWPQLLGSAILLAGAYLVQRKSAILTS, from the coding sequence GTGACCACCGAGCTGCCCGTCCTCGCACCTCCCCGGGTCGCCCACCGCGGCCGCGGGACCACGCTCGTCCTGCTCGCCGCGCTGTTCTTCAGCACGTCGGGCACGCTGGGCAAGTCCGCGATGTCCGCCGGCTTCAGCCCGGAGCAGGTGGCCGCGATGCGGATCGGGCTGGCCGGGACCGTGCTGCTCGCCGGGGTGGCGCTGGTCGCGCCGCGGAAGCTGCGGGTGCGCCGGGCCGAGCTCCCGGTGCTGGCCGGCTACGGCCTGCTCGGCGTCGCCGGCGTGCAGCTGCTGTACTTCGTCGCCGCGGGCCGGATCCCCGTCGGCATCGCGATCCTGCTGGAGTTCATCTCGCCGGTGCTGATCGCGCTGTGGGTGCGGTTCGTGCGGCGGCACCGGCTGCCGCGGTCGGTGTGGGGCGGCATCGCGCTGGCCATGGTCGGGCTGTCGCTGGTCGCCCAGGTCTGGCAGGGCGTCACGCTGAACGGCCTCGGGCTGCTGGCCGGCCTCGGCGCGGCGCTGTGCTCGGCCGGGTACTTCCTGCTCGGTGAGCGCGCGGTGGCCGACATCGACCCGCTGGGCCTGGTCACCTGGGGCATGGTGATCGGCGCGGTGCTGATCAGCCTCGTCGCGCCGCCGTGGACGTGGCCGGTCGGCCTGCTTTCCGTGGACGTCGAGTTCGGCGCCTGGCACCCGCCGGTGTGGCTGCTGATGGTCCTGCTGGTCCTGGTCGCGACGGTGCTCGCCTACGTCTGCGGGATCTCGTCGCTGCGGCACCTGCCCGCGTCGGTCGCGAGCGTGCTCGGGCTGGTCGAGCCGGTGATCACCACCGTCGCGGCGTGGGCACTGATCGGCGAGGAGCTGACCTGGCCGCAGCTGCTCGGCTCGGCCATCCTGCTGGCCGGCGCGTACCTGGTGCAGCGGAAGTCGGCGATCCTGACGAGCTGA
- a CDS encoding DNA translocase FtsK yields the protein MAGSATRKRSTGSGAKGAAARKPRTPAKPRTSSARKPAPRSRRKTPGIFGKGVRGTWNLLAKGIGTLARTVGRTRELEPEHRRDGVALGLIALAIVAAVGVWWRAAGPIGAGVEIATRSVLGAGAVTLPLVLVVVGVALMRSEPHPETRPRMVIGTIMVVLSVLGMLHIFTALPDTNDGRMYAGGIIGAFSGGLLTMGVTTWVAVPILILALVFGVLVFTGTPVREIPHRLRNWGLDEEEIAEAEQKSGFATDEDAVTEADPKSARLRKPSRRRQAADANPEQLDLDAALAEVPTPIKPPKAVPKPVEVPEKKPKKAPEPPLAVTRTVEGDYQLPPPDLLKLGDAPKSRSKANDAMIEAITGVLEQFNVDAQVTGFTRGPTVTRYEVELGPGVKVEKITALTKNIAYAVATDNVRLLAPIPGKSAVGIEVPNSDREMVRLGDVLRAPSTVKDNHPMVIGLGKDIEGHFVTANLTKMPHLLVAGSTGSGKSSFVNSMLVSLLARATPDECRMILIDPKMVELTPYEGIPHLITPIITQPKKAAAALAWLVEEMEQRYQDMQVNKVRHIDDYNKKVRSGEITAPPGSEREYRPYPYIMAIVDELADLMMTAPRDVEDAIVRITQKARAAGIHLVLATQRPSVDVVTGLIKTNVPSRLAFATSSLTDSRVILDQPGAEKLIGMGDALYLPMGAGKPVRIQGAFVGDEEISSVVNYAKEQAQPDYQDGVTAQKAGEKKEIDPDIGDDLDVLLQAAELIVTSQFGSTSMLQRKLRVGFAKAGRLMDLLESRGIVGPSEGSKARDVLIKPEELESVLFMIRGGDPVPADPDDE from the coding sequence ATGGCTGGGTCGGCGACAAGGAAGCGAAGCACGGGCAGCGGCGCGAAGGGGGCAGCGGCGCGCAAGCCGCGTACACCCGCGAAGCCACGTACGTCCTCCGCTCGCAAGCCGGCCCCCCGCTCGCGCCGCAAGACGCCCGGGATCTTCGGGAAGGGCGTGCGCGGCACCTGGAACCTGCTGGCCAAGGGCATCGGCACACTGGCCAGGACCGTCGGCCGCACCCGCGAGCTCGAGCCCGAACACCGCCGCGACGGGGTCGCGCTCGGGCTGATCGCCCTGGCCATCGTCGCGGCCGTCGGGGTCTGGTGGCGGGCCGCCGGGCCGATCGGAGCCGGCGTCGAGATCGCCACGCGGTCCGTCCTCGGTGCCGGGGCCGTGACGCTTCCCCTGGTCCTCGTCGTCGTGGGCGTCGCGCTGATGCGGTCCGAGCCGCACCCCGAGACGCGGCCGCGGATGGTGATCGGCACGATCATGGTCGTGCTGTCCGTGCTCGGGATGCTGCACATCTTCACCGCGCTCCCGGACACGAACGACGGCCGGATGTACGCCGGCGGCATCATCGGCGCCTTCTCCGGCGGCCTGCTGACCATGGGCGTCACCACCTGGGTCGCCGTGCCGATCCTTATCCTCGCGCTGGTCTTCGGCGTGCTCGTGTTCACCGGCACCCCGGTCCGCGAGATCCCGCACCGGCTGCGCAACTGGGGCCTCGACGAGGAAGAGATCGCCGAGGCGGAGCAGAAGTCCGGGTTCGCCACCGACGAGGACGCCGTCACCGAGGCCGACCCGAAGTCCGCGCGCCTGCGCAAGCCGTCGCGCCGCCGCCAGGCCGCCGACGCGAACCCCGAGCAGCTCGACCTCGACGCCGCGCTGGCCGAGGTGCCGACGCCGATCAAGCCCCCCAAGGCCGTGCCCAAACCGGTCGAGGTGCCCGAGAAGAAGCCGAAGAAGGCCCCGGAACCGCCGCTCGCCGTCACGCGGACCGTCGAAGGCGACTACCAGCTCCCGCCCCCCGACCTGCTGAAGCTCGGCGACGCGCCGAAGTCCCGCAGCAAGGCCAACGACGCCATGATCGAGGCGATCACCGGCGTGCTGGAGCAGTTCAACGTCGACGCGCAGGTCACCGGCTTCACCCGCGGCCCGACGGTCACCCGGTACGAGGTCGAGCTCGGCCCGGGCGTGAAGGTCGAGAAGATCACCGCGCTGACCAAGAACATCGCCTACGCGGTGGCGACCGACAACGTCCGGCTGCTGGCGCCGATCCCGGGCAAGTCGGCCGTCGGCATCGAGGTGCCGAACTCCGACCGCGAGATGGTCCGCCTCGGCGACGTCCTGCGCGCGCCGTCCACGGTCAAGGACAACCACCCGATGGTGATCGGCCTCGGGAAGGACATCGAAGGCCACTTCGTCACGGCGAACCTGACGAAGATGCCCCACCTGCTGGTTGCGGGGTCCACCGGTTCCGGTAAGTCGAGCTTCGTCAACTCGATGCTGGTGTCGCTGCTCGCGCGGGCGACGCCGGACGAGTGCCGGATGATCCTGATCGACCCGAAGATGGTCGAGCTGACGCCGTACGAGGGCATCCCGCACCTGATCACGCCCATCATCACCCAGCCGAAGAAGGCCGCCGCCGCGCTGGCCTGGCTGGTGGAGGAGATGGAGCAGCGCTACCAGGACATGCAGGTCAACAAGGTCCGGCACATCGACGACTACAACAAGAAGGTCCGCTCCGGCGAGATCACCGCGCCGCCCGGGTCCGAGCGCGAGTACCGGCCGTACCCGTACATCATGGCGATCGTCGACGAGCTCGCCGACCTGATGATGACCGCCCCGCGCGACGTCGAGGACGCGATCGTCCGGATCACCCAGAAGGCCCGCGCCGCCGGCATCCACCTGGTCCTGGCCACGCAGCGGCCGTCGGTCGACGTCGTGACCGGCCTGATCAAGACGAACGTGCCGTCACGGCTGGCCTTCGCGACGTCGTCGCTGACCGACTCCCGGGTCATCCTCGACCAGCCGGGCGCGGAGAAGCTGATCGGCATGGGCGACGCGCTCTACCTGCCGATGGGCGCCGGCAAGCCGGTCCGCATCCAGGGCGCGTTCGTCGGCGACGAGGAGATCTCCTCGGTCGTCAACTACGCCAAGGAGCAGGCGCAGCCGGACTACCAGGACGGCGTCACCGCGCAGAAGGCCGGCGAGAAGAAGGAGATCGACCCGGACATCGGGGACGACCTGGACGTCCTGCTGCAGGCGGCGGAGCTGATCGTGACGTCCCAGTTCGGCTCGACGTCGATGCTGCAGCGCAAGCTGCGGGTCGGGTTCGCCAAGGCAGGGCGCCTGATGGACCTGCTGGAGAGCCGGGGGATCGTCGGCCCGTCGGAGGGCTCGAAGGCCCGCGACGTGCTGATCAAGCCGGAGGAGCTGGAGTCGGTGCTGTTCATGATCCGCGGCGGCGACCCGGTCCCGGCCGACCCGGACGACGAGTAG
- a CDS encoding amino acid permease, with the protein MIALGGIIGASLFIGSGAVIHTVGPAAVLSYALGGLLVVLVMRMLGEMATAAPSLGSFMEYARESLGGWAGFTIGWLYWYFWVGVVAFEAVAGAKILQGWIPGVPQWVFSLALMLLLTATNLASARSFGETEFWLASIKVATIVVFLVLGLLFVLGLWPGAHFSVGNAGLDGFVANGGFSVVHGVVIVIFSYFGAEIVTIAAAESSEPETAVRKATSTIVWRVIVFYVGSVALLVMITPWREVPSETSPFAAAFGRFGVPAATTIVSAVVLTAALSVLNSGLYTASRMLFALRRHGWAPAWVADTNRRGVPWKAILVSTSVGYVAVVMSYVSPDKIFYFIINSAGAVALFVYAIICGSQLRMRRRLESEAPETLKLRMWGYPWLSWLTLALTLVVVASMLFVDEDTRAQLYLSLISLAVILAVYALIRRRSGHAPVEPTNH; encoded by the coding sequence ATGATCGCCCTCGGCGGCATCATCGGCGCGAGCCTGTTCATCGGCAGTGGTGCGGTGATCCACACCGTGGGCCCCGCGGCCGTGCTCTCGTACGCGCTGGGCGGGCTGCTCGTCGTGCTCGTCATGCGGATGCTCGGCGAGATGGCGACGGCGGCGCCGTCGCTCGGCTCGTTCATGGAATACGCGCGGGAGTCGCTCGGCGGCTGGGCGGGCTTCACGATCGGCTGGCTGTACTGGTACTTCTGGGTCGGCGTGGTCGCGTTCGAAGCCGTGGCCGGCGCGAAGATCCTGCAGGGCTGGATTCCCGGCGTGCCGCAGTGGGTGTTCTCGCTGGCGCTGATGCTGCTGCTGACGGCGACGAACCTGGCGTCGGCGCGGTCGTTCGGCGAGACGGAGTTCTGGCTGGCGTCGATCAAGGTCGCCACCATCGTCGTGTTCCTGGTGCTGGGCCTGCTGTTCGTGCTCGGGCTCTGGCCGGGCGCGCACTTCTCGGTGGGCAACGCCGGCCTCGACGGCTTCGTCGCGAACGGCGGCTTCTCGGTCGTCCACGGCGTGGTGATCGTGATCTTCTCCTACTTCGGCGCGGAGATCGTCACGATCGCGGCGGCGGAGTCGAGCGAGCCGGAGACGGCGGTCCGCAAGGCGACGTCGACGATCGTCTGGCGCGTGATCGTGTTCTACGTCGGCTCGGTCGCGCTGCTGGTGATGATCACCCCGTGGCGCGAGGTCCCGAGCGAGACGAGCCCGTTCGCGGCGGCGTTCGGCCGCTTCGGCGTCCCGGCGGCGACGACGATCGTGTCGGCGGTGGTGCTGACGGCGGCGCTGTCGGTGCTGAATTCGGGGCTGTACACGGCATCCCGGATGTTGTTCGCGCTGCGCCGCCACGGCTGGGCCCCGGCGTGGGTGGCGGACACGAACCGGCGCGGCGTGCCGTGGAAGGCGATCCTGGTGTCCACTTCGGTCGGTTACGTGGCGGTGGTGATGAGCTACGTGTCCCCCGACAAGATCTTCTACTTCATCATCAACTCGGCGGGCGCGGTGGCGTTGTTCGTGTACGCCATCATCTGCGGCTCGCAGCTGCGGATGCGGCGGCGGCTGGAGTCCGAGGCGCCGGAGACGCTGAAGCTGCGGATGTGGGGCTACCCGTGGCTGAGCTGGCTGACTTTGGCTTTGACGCTGGTCGTGGTGGCGTCGATGCTGTTCGTGGACGAAGACACGCGGGCGCAGCTGTACCTGAGCCTGATCAGCCTGGCCGTGATCTTGGCGGTCTACGCCCTCATCCGCCGGCGATCCGGCCACGCACCGGTGGAACCCACGAACCACTGA
- a CDS encoding VWA domain-containing protein, whose product MGRHSPDGRRRLLVPALATSLVVVLGAAAWITVSVVKSRPTCEQPAKVLVTASADIAPALSLVARGLDLRCGSIEVQTRDATAAAEELAMSDGSPRPQVWVPDSTLALRRAHQFGAADVPESGASMASSPVVLAVAEDVAKGIGWPEHAPTWAEVLGAQGAVPGMPDPARDSVGAVALLGLKESVKAAAEPAAAYVALLRRFSANTLGAETDLIARLPGSSGTGGTAAVTAFPASENSLLRHNIEDATSPLVAVYSAAVPTLDYPFAELGGITPQQRPIVDALRDAVLGDAGADAIAKTGLRAAGGQALREHADDPRVSASGFRAANLPPATAVDDLLNQWAGINLSARVQVLVDVSGSMNAQVPGTGLNRMQLSMQATAKALHLFKPTTQLRMLAFSTRLDGDKDYRELLPMAPVAQHLASGALDKLAQVTATPNGGTGLYDSVLDTYRTARREWEPGRLNLVIVLTDGRNEDPHGISRADLLTELAKLQDPRRPIPLIGVGIGPDADKPELDQLTAATGGQAFVAPDPAKITDVFFGALSRIAGG is encoded by the coding sequence ATGGGACGTCACTCGCCGGACGGACGACGCCGGCTGCTCGTGCCCGCCCTCGCGACTTCTCTCGTGGTCGTCCTCGGGGCCGCGGCGTGGATCACCGTCTCGGTGGTGAAGTCCCGCCCCACGTGCGAGCAGCCGGCGAAAGTTCTCGTCACCGCGTCCGCCGACATCGCGCCCGCGCTCTCGCTCGTCGCGCGTGGTCTCGACCTCCGGTGCGGCAGCATCGAGGTCCAGACCAGGGACGCGACGGCCGCGGCCGAGGAGCTCGCCATGTCCGACGGCAGCCCCCGGCCGCAGGTGTGGGTGCCGGACTCGACCCTCGCGCTGCGCCGCGCCCACCAGTTCGGCGCGGCCGACGTCCCCGAGTCCGGGGCGTCGATGGCCAGCTCGCCGGTCGTGCTGGCCGTCGCCGAGGACGTCGCGAAGGGCATCGGCTGGCCCGAGCACGCGCCCACCTGGGCCGAGGTCCTGGGCGCGCAGGGTGCCGTCCCGGGGATGCCCGACCCGGCGCGTGACTCGGTCGGCGCGGTGGCGTTGCTCGGGTTGAAGGAGAGCGTCAAGGCGGCTGCCGAGCCCGCAGCCGCGTACGTCGCGCTGTTGCGGCGGTTCTCGGCCAACACGCTCGGCGCGGAGACGGACCTGATCGCGCGGCTGCCGGGATCGAGCGGCACCGGCGGCACGGCCGCGGTGACAGCGTTCCCCGCGTCGGAGAACTCCTTGCTGCGCCACAACATCGAGGACGCGACGTCGCCGCTCGTCGCCGTCTACTCCGCCGCGGTGCCCACATTGGACTACCCGTTCGCGGAGCTGGGCGGGATCACGCCGCAGCAGCGGCCGATCGTCGACGCGCTGCGGGACGCGGTGCTCGGCGACGCGGGCGCGGACGCCATCGCGAAGACCGGCCTGCGCGCGGCGGGCGGCCAGGCGCTGCGCGAGCACGCCGACGACCCGCGGGTGTCGGCGTCCGGGTTCCGGGCCGCGAACCTGCCGCCCGCCACGGCCGTCGACGACCTGCTCAACCAGTGGGCCGGGATCAACCTGAGTGCGCGGGTGCAGGTGCTCGTCGACGTCTCGGGGTCGATGAACGCGCAGGTGCCGGGGACCGGGCTGAACCGGATGCAGCTCTCGATGCAGGCGACGGCGAAGGCACTGCACCTGTTCAAGCCCACGACCCAGCTGCGGATGCTGGCGTTTTCGACCCGGCTGGACGGCGACAAGGACTACCGCGAGCTGCTGCCGATGGCCCCGGTGGCGCAGCACCTGGCGAGCGGCGCGCTCGACAAGCTCGCCCAGGTGACGGCGACGCCGAACGGCGGAACGGGGCTGTACGACAGCGTGCTGGACACGTACCGCACCGCGCGCCGCGAGTGGGAGCCGGGCCGGCTCAACCTGGTGATCGTCCTGACCGACGGCAGGAACGAGGACCCGCACGGGATTTCCCGCGCGGACCTGCTGACGGAGCTGGCGAAGCTGCAGGACCCCCGCCGCCCGATCCCGCTGATCGGGGTGGGCATCGGCCCGGACGCGGACAAGCCGGAACTGGACCAGCTGACCGCGGCGACGGGTGGTCAAGCGTTCGTGGCCCCGGACCCGGCGAAGATCACGGACGTGTTCTTCGGGGCGCTGAGCCGGATCGCCGGCGGCTAG
- the wrbA gene encoding NAD(P)H:quinone oxidoreductase — translation MSTRILVVYYSSTGNTAALAESLAAGARETGAEVRVRTVRETVPAEAIAQNPRWQAWIDSGPHHALATLEDLGWADGLAVGSPTRFGGPAAQLKSYLDSTGGLWAQGKLADKVATSFTTASTRHGGLESTLLAINNVFYHWGAIVVPLGYTDPHLMESGNPYGGSFVSRKSAAPDELALGALRIQGRRLATITTHVATGLKRTE, via the coding sequence GTGAGCACACGGATACTCGTCGTCTACTACAGCTCGACCGGGAACACCGCTGCCCTCGCCGAGTCCCTCGCCGCGGGGGCCCGTGAGACCGGTGCCGAGGTGCGGGTCCGGACCGTGCGGGAAACCGTGCCCGCCGAGGCCATCGCGCAGAACCCGCGCTGGCAGGCGTGGATCGACTCGGGCCCGCACCACGCACTGGCCACGCTCGAGGACCTCGGGTGGGCCGACGGCCTCGCCGTCGGCAGCCCGACCCGGTTCGGCGGCCCCGCGGCGCAGCTGAAGTCCTATTTGGACAGCACGGGTGGGTTGTGGGCGCAGGGGAAGCTGGCCGACAAGGTCGCGACGTCGTTCACGACGGCGTCCACCCGGCACGGCGGCCTGGAGTCGACGCTGCTGGCGATCAACAACGTCTTCTACCACTGGGGCGCGATCGTGGTCCCGCTCGGCTACACCGACCCGCACCTGATGGAGTCCGGCAACCCGTACGGCGGCTCGTTCGTGTCCCGCAAGTCGGCGGCACCGGACGAGCTCGCCCTCGGCGCCCTGCGCATCCAGGGACGGCGGCTCGCGACGATCACGACGCACGTCGCGACCGGCTTGAAGCGGACCGAGTAA
- a CDS encoding deoxyguanosinetriphosphate triphosphohydrolase family protein, translated as MEKPRRPNRRHVKVENDPFRSPYQRDRDRVLYSSAFRRLSGVAQVAAVNEQRVLHNRLTHSLKVAQLGRRLVQQLKHDEPAEAREIRKLAGIKADVVETAGLIHDIGHPPFGHIAEPVLDACLRRVDGLEGFEGNAQSFRIVTKLARRRTEHPGLDLTRATLDAMLKYPRPRPMSVDDPFAAPPWTDRGFGSKWGTYASELTDFRWARTGARAGLRSANAILMDWADDITYATHDIEDYFRAGLIPLHDLRRDRARIAKHAHRRLDGMADFEPAEFDAALSNVITKFTQGITSSCWDTRQNRSAMNAITTRNLTECVGAVSLVTEPPYVTVDPHCQYLVEALKELTWFYVIDRPSLAVMQKGQKHIVQSLYDRLRDCLADSPKSPRLPIQLRSIYQGLGQDADFMSTYPRSSEAREAKAVVDYICVLTEAQAIDLDERLGGRSHGSMFGAWFS; from the coding sequence ATGGAGAAACCGCGAAGACCGAATCGAAGACACGTCAAAGTCGAGAATGATCCTTTCCGTTCGCCCTACCAGCGAGACCGCGACCGGGTGCTGTATTCGTCGGCGTTCCGCCGGCTGTCCGGCGTGGCCCAGGTAGCCGCGGTGAACGAACAGCGAGTTCTGCACAACCGCCTCACACACAGCCTGAAAGTGGCCCAGCTCGGCCGCCGGCTGGTCCAGCAACTGAAACACGACGAACCCGCGGAAGCCCGGGAAATCCGGAAGCTGGCGGGAATCAAAGCCGATGTCGTGGAGACGGCGGGACTCATCCACGACATCGGGCATCCGCCGTTCGGTCACATCGCCGAACCGGTCCTCGACGCATGTCTGCGCCGCGTCGACGGATTGGAAGGATTCGAAGGCAACGCCCAGTCGTTCCGGATCGTCACGAAGCTCGCCAGGCGGAGAACCGAACATCCGGGCTTGGACCTCACCCGGGCGACCCTCGACGCGATGCTCAAGTACCCCCGCCCGAGACCGATGTCCGTCGACGATCCCTTCGCCGCCCCGCCGTGGACGGACCGCGGATTCGGCAGCAAGTGGGGAACGTATGCGAGCGAGCTGACAGATTTCCGGTGGGCGAGGACGGGAGCACGTGCCGGGCTCAGGTCGGCCAACGCCATCCTCATGGACTGGGCCGACGACATCACCTACGCGACCCATGACATCGAGGACTACTTCCGAGCCGGGCTGATCCCCCTGCACGACCTGCGGCGGGACCGCGCTCGGATCGCCAAGCACGCCCACCGCCGGCTGGACGGAATGGCGGACTTCGAACCGGCCGAGTTCGACGCCGCGCTGAGCAACGTCATCACCAAGTTCACGCAGGGAATCACCTCATCGTGCTGGGATACGCGACAGAACCGTTCCGCGATGAACGCGATAACGACGAGGAATCTCACCGAGTGCGTCGGCGCGGTCTCCTTGGTGACCGAGCCCCCGTACGTGACAGTGGATCCACACTGCCAGTACCTGGTCGAAGCGCTGAAGGAGCTCACCTGGTTCTACGTCATCGACAGACCGTCGTTGGCAGTGATGCAGAAAGGGCAGAAGCACATCGTCCAATCCCTCTACGACCGGCTCCGCGATTGCCTGGCCGATTCACCGAAGAGCCCTCGGTTGCCGATCCAGCTTCGCTCGATCTACCAAGGCCTGGGACAAGACGCGGACTTCATGTCCACTTACCCGCGGTCTTCGGAAGCACGGGAAGCAAAGGCCGTTGTCGACTACATCTGCGTGCTGACCGAGGCGCAGGCCATCGACCTGGACGAGAGGTTGGGCGGCCGTTCCCATGGTTCGATGTTCGGGGCATGGTTCAGCTAG
- a CDS encoding phospholipase, protein MRTLRNLGATIAVAATVGGGALLGAGTAAAVDIPTVTDQYLFSTSLSNFESIRAQAPYNGQLDWSSDGCSWAPDNPFGWKFLPGCHRHDFGYRNYKKQGRFTEANRLKIDDNLYSDLKGVCGSNVACKAAAWTYYQAVRKFGS, encoded by the coding sequence ATGCGCACACTGCGGAACCTGGGGGCCACCATCGCGGTGGCCGCGACCGTCGGCGGGGGTGCCCTGCTGGGCGCCGGCACGGCGGCGGCGGTCGACATCCCGACCGTCACCGACCAGTACCTCTTCAGCACCTCGCTCTCGAACTTCGAGTCGATCCGGGCGCAGGCGCCCTACAACGGCCAGCTCGACTGGTCGTCGGACGGCTGCTCGTGGGCGCCGGACAACCCGTTCGGCTGGAAGTTCCTGCCCGGCTGCCACCGGCACGACTTCGGGTACCGCAACTACAAGAAGCAGGGCCGGTTCACCGAGGCGAACCGCCTGAAGATCGACGACAACCTGTACTCGGACCTGAAGGGCGTCTGCGGCTCCAACGTGGCGTGCAAGGCCGCGGCCTGGACGTACTACCAGGCCGTGCGCAAGTTCGGCAGCTGA
- a CDS encoding lysophospholipid acyltransferase family protein: MVALHSDNTARRAPAIWRTMLNLDRGLVNLVGRLTISGRIPAQLRGKPLLMAANHIGVFDAFVLMAACKRIGINPRFMLAGGILDAPVIGPALRVSGHLRIDRKVAATAVGQFTEAVEALKTTREPIIVYPEGRISHDPGLWPERGKTGAARLALAAGVPVIPISQWGAHEAVYWGTETVSGPADLVPLARSGLSAPLRRPRFRVHFGDPVDLSDIEAERPGAGVRAHAKIMQAITDGLVPLRAGELDRPRFHDPTRPTDTVSPWKPQSGF; the protein is encoded by the coding sequence ATGGTCGCGCTGCACTCCGACAACACCGCTCGCCGGGCCCCCGCCATCTGGCGGACCATGCTGAACCTCGACCGGGGGCTGGTGAACCTCGTCGGACGGCTGACCATCAGCGGGCGGATCCCGGCCCAGCTGCGCGGCAAGCCGCTGTTGATGGCCGCCAACCACATCGGCGTGTTCGACGCGTTCGTGCTGATGGCGGCGTGCAAGCGGATCGGCATCAACCCGCGGTTCATGCTGGCCGGCGGCATCCTGGACGCCCCGGTCATCGGGCCGGCGCTGCGGGTCAGCGGCCACCTGCGGATCGACCGGAAGGTCGCCGCGACCGCCGTCGGGCAGTTCACCGAGGCCGTCGAAGCGCTCAAGACCACGCGCGAGCCGATCATCGTCTACCCGGAGGGCCGGATCAGCCACGACCCGGGCCTGTGGCCGGAGCGCGGCAAGACCGGCGCGGCGCGGCTGGCGCTGGCGGCGGGCGTGCCGGTGATCCCGATCAGCCAGTGGGGCGCGCACGAGGCCGTGTACTGGGGCACCGAGACCGTCTCGGGCCCGGCCGACCTGGTCCCGCTCGCCCGCTCCGGGCTCAGCGCTCCTCTGCGCCGGCCGAGGTTCCGGGTGCACTTCGGCGACCCCGTCGACCTGTCGGACATCGAGGCCGAGCGCCCGGGCGCCGGCGTGCGCGCGCACGCGAAGATCATGCAGGCGATCACCGACGGCCTCGTCCCGCTGCGCGCGGGCGAGCTCGACCGGCCGCGCTTCCACGACCCGACGCGGCCGACCGACACCGTCAGCCCGTGGAAGCCCCAGTCCGGATTCTGA